The following proteins come from a genomic window of Heyndrickxia acidicola:
- a CDS encoding NUDIX hydrolase: MDINQQMKKLSKRKPDILGIEDFSKFGILIPLINKNGEDHVLFEVRSSHLRRQPGEICFPGGRIEETDPTPIDAAIRETSEELGILSQDITNVIPLDHMLSAFGSRLIYPCAGMIKKTAEIQPNPEEVEEVFTIPVEKLMEMTPKVYKIGFQIKPEENFPFHLINGGKEYNWQIRQVDELFYQWENRVIWGLTASLLKHFLDLVKTT, from the coding sequence TTGGATATTAACCAACAAATGAAAAAACTTAGCAAAAGAAAACCGGATATTCTAGGGATTGAAGACTTTTCAAAGTTTGGCATTCTAATTCCTCTAATAAATAAAAACGGGGAGGATCATGTTTTGTTTGAAGTCAGATCCTCCCATCTGAGAAGGCAGCCGGGTGAAATATGTTTTCCAGGAGGCAGGATAGAGGAAACTGATCCAACCCCAATTGATGCAGCCATTAGAGAAACTAGTGAAGAGTTGGGGATTTTAAGTCAGGATATTACTAATGTTATTCCGTTGGACCATATGCTGTCTGCATTTGGATCAAGATTGATTTATCCTTGCGCTGGAATGATTAAAAAGACTGCGGAGATTCAACCAAATCCAGAAGAGGTTGAAGAGGTTTTTACCATTCCTGTAGAAAAGCTAATGGAAATGACACCAAAGGTATATAAAATTGGCTTTCAAATTAAACCTGAGGAAAACTTTCCTTTCCATTTAATTAACGGGGGAAAAGAGTACAACTGGCAAATACGTCAGGTTGATGAGTTGTTTTATCAATGGGAAAATCGGGTAATATGGGGACTTACAGCTAGTTTATTAAAGCATTTCCTGGATTTAGTGAAAACCACTTAA